From Nicotiana tabacum cultivar K326 chromosome 15, ASM71507v2, whole genome shotgun sequence, the proteins below share one genomic window:
- the LOC107796677 gene encoding uncharacterized protein LOC107796677, which produces MVALSNSLLLPTNPSLHFSSGSSLKSADQSISGATKLAFSPRSRGKSSSSRSSLTVQAGYSDGGRPGNTRIFVGGFLLGGVIIGALGCIYAPQISKALAETDKKDLMRKLPKFIYDEEKALEKQRKILTEKIVQLNDAIDDISNQLRSGDAQNGVAVNLDEVETIL; this is translated from the exons ATGGTGgctctttcaaattctttgctctTACCAACAAACCCTTCTCTCCATTTCTCTTCTG GCTCTAGTTTGAAGTCAGCAGACCAAAGTATCAGTGGCGCCACCAAGTTGGCCTTCAGTCCAAGGAGCAGAGGAAAATCATCCTCATCTAGAAGTTCATTGACCGTTCAGGCTGGATATAG TGATGGTGGAAGGCCAGGCAATACCAGAATCTTTGTTGGTGGCTTTCTTTTAGGAGGAGTAATCATTGGTGCACTTGGTTGTATCTATGCGCCTCAG ATTAGCAAGGCATTAGCTGAAACAGATAAGAAGGACCTCATGAGAAAATTGCCCAAATTTATATATGATGAAGAAAAAGCATTGGAG AAACAGCGCAAGATACTAACGGAGAAGATTGTTCAGCTGAACGACGCTATTGATGACATTTCCAACCAATTGAGGTCGGGAGACGCACAAAATGGAGTTGCTGTGAACCTAGATGAAGTTGAAACAATTCTATAA
- the LOC107776921 gene encoding glycosyltransferase family 92 protein Os08g0121900, whose protein sequence is MPDWEVFVIVSPDYTPLIFTQEDPYVCVFNTGEVSPTIPAGELRFPARNLFKCEFPRRARRRLPFKQPMLMKSSQKKNNVTPFKQPELLRWTFLVYDSLTTDDDVVLFVKGLNNRQGINREPNEFNCIFGRGNNVIRTNVTSSMQEVFRCKRPDPNVLSFEERITVSLEIVRPIPVVVPSVAYYTPPRKLENNEKTARARLCACTMVYNVGKFLKEWVLYHSRIGVEKFSLYDNGSDDDLPKVVDELVQEGYDVKTYFWLWPKTQEAGFSHSAIYAKDSCSWMMYIDVDEFVYSQLWSNLSRPLKSLLPSLLPNPRNLQEPISDKKQVAEISIPCYEFGPSNKRSHPIMGVTQGYNCRRKMENRHKSIVFLDAVDHSLLNVIHHFILKQGYKGKKMNVHDMVVNHYKFQAWPEFKAKFRRRVSAYVIDWTQELNPHSNDRTPGLGFSPVEPKSWPQKFCEVYDNGLKDLTWRWFAIKSPTPSRYRMAWQR, encoded by the coding sequence ATGCCTGATTGGGAAGTTTTCGTTATTGTCTCTCCTGATTATACTCCTTTAATTTTCACTCAAGAGGATCCTTATGTTTGTGTATTTAATACTGGGGAGGTATCTCCGACGATTCCCGCCGGAGAGCTTCGGTTTCCAGCTCGCAATTTATTCAAGTGCGAGTTTCCCAGGAGAGCACGTCGGAGATTGCCGTTTAAACAACCCATGCTGATGAAATCTTCCCAAAAGAAGAATAATGTAACGCCGTTTAAACAGCCGGAGCTGTTACGTTGGACGTTTCTTGTTTATGACTCTCTAACGACGGACGACGACGTCGTTTTGTTCGTTAAAGGGTTGAATAATCGCCAAGGAATTAACCGTGAACCCAACGAATTTAACTGTATTTTCGGTCGTGGCAATAATGTAATTAGAACCAACGTGACGAGTTCCATGCAAGAAGTTTTCCGTTGTAAACGGCCAGACCCAAATGTTTTGTCCTTTGAAGAGAGAATTACTGTCTCCCTTGAGATTGTACGTCCTATTCCAGTGGTGGTACCTTCCGTGGCTTATTACACCCCGCCACGAAAGCTAGAAAATAATGAGAAGACAGCCAGAGCTCGACTTTGTGCATGTACCATGGTGTACAACGTTGGCAAGTTTTTGAAAGAATGGGTTTTATATCATTCAAGAATCGGGGTTGAAAAATTCTCATTATACGATAATGGTAGTGATGACGATTTACCAAAAGTTGTTGATGAGCTTGTTCAAGAAGGCTATGATGTGAAAACATATTTTTGGCTTTGGCCTAAAACTCAAGAAGCTGGTTTTTCTCATAGTGCCATTTATGCTAAGGACTCTTGTTCTTGGATGATGTACATTGATGTGGATGAATTTGTGTATTCTCAACTATGGTCTAATTTATCCCGACCATTAAAATCATTGTTaccttctttgttaccaaatccgAGAAATTTACAAGAGCCAATTTCAGATAAGAAACAGGTCGCAGAAATTAGCATCCCCTGTTATGAATTTGGACCGTCGAACAAGAGGTCTCATCCGATAATGGGAGTAACACAAGGATACAATTGTAGAAGAAAAATGGAGAATAGACACAAGTCTATAGTATTTTTGGATGCAGTTGATCACTCTTTGCTTAATGTTATTCATCATTTCATATTAAAGCAAGGGtacaagggaaagaaaatgaatgTACATGATATGGTAGTGAATCATTATAAGTTCCAAGCTTGGCCTGAATTTAAGGCTAAGTTTAGAAGAAGGGTGTCAGCTTATGTTATTGATTGGACACAAGAATTAAATCCACATTCGAATGATCGAACTCCAGGATTAGGATTTAGTCCTGTTGAACCCAAAAGTTGGCCACAAAAGTTTTGCGAGGTATATGATAATGGTTTGAAAGATTTGACATGGAGATGGTTTGCAATCAAGTCTCCAACTCCATCACGTTACCGTATGGCATGGCAAAGATGA
- the LOC107796678 gene encoding glyceraldehyde-3-phosphate dehydrogenase B, chloroplastic isoform X1, protein MASHAALAPSRIPTSTRLPSKNSQSFPTQCFSKKFAVAEFSGLRSSGCVTFSNRESSFFDVVSAQLTPKTTGSAPVKGETVAKLKVAINGFGRIGRNFLRCWHGRKDSPLDVIVVNDSGGVKNASHLLKYDSMLGTFKADVKIVDNETISVDGKHIKVVSSRDPLKLPWAELGIDIVIEGTGVFVDGPGAGKHIQAGAKKVIITAPAKGADIPTYVVGVNEQDYSHEVANIVSNASCTTNCLAPFVKVMDEEFGIVKGTMTTTHSYTGDQRLLDASHRDLRRARAAALNIVPTSTGAAKAVSLVLPQLKGKLNGIALRVPTPNVSVVDLVVNVEKKGISAEDVNAAFRKAADGPLNGILAVCDVPLVSVDFRCSDVSSTIDSSLTMVMGDDMVKVVAWYDNEWGYSQRVVDLAHLVASKWPGSSVEGSGDSLEDYCKTNPADKECKVYE, encoded by the exons ATGGCTTCTCATGCAGCTTTGGCTCCTTCAAGAATTCCCACAAGCACAAggcttccctccaagaactcacAGTCTTTCCCTACTCAATGCTTCTCCAAG AAATTTGCAGTAGCCGAGTTCTCTGGTCTTCGATCAAGTGGATGTGTGACATTTTCGAATAGGGAGTCGTCCTTCTTTGATGTTGTGTCTGCTCAACTCACTCCCAAG ACCACAGGATCAGCTCCTGTGAAGGGAGAAACTGTTGCAAAATTGAAGGTTGCTATCAATGGGTTTGGACGCATTGGCAGGAATTTCCTCCGTTGTTGGCATGGCCGCAAAGATTCACCACTGGATGTCATCGTCGTCAATGACAGTGGTGGTGTCAAGAAT GCATCTCACTTGCTTAAGTACGATTCCATGCTCGGAACATTCAAGGCTGATGTGAAAATAGTGGATAATGAAACCATTAGCGTTGACGGAAAGCACATCAAGGTTGTCTCTAGCAGGGACCCTCTTAAACTTCCTTGGGCTGAACTTGGCATTGACATTGTTATTGAG GGAACCGGTGTGTTTGTTGATGGTCCGGGTGCTGGGAAGCACATCCAAGCTGGTGCTAAGAAAGTTATCATCACTGCTCCAGCAAAAGGTGCTGATATTCCTACCTATGTTGTTGGAGTGAACGAACAAGACTACTCTCACGAGGTTGCTAATATCGTAAG CAATGCCTCTTGCACCACTAACTGCTTGGCTCCTTTTGTCAAAGTCATGGATGAAGAATTCG GTATTGTTAAGGGTACAATGACAACAACTCACTCTTACACCGGAGATCAG AGGCTTCTGGATGCTTCACACCGTGACTTGAGGAGAGCGAGAGCTGCAGCGTTGAACATAGTCCCGACCAGCACTGGTGCAGCCAAGGCCGTGTCTCTAGTGCTACCCCAGCTCAAGGGCAAGCTCAATGGCATTGCTCTCCGAGTGCCAACACCTAATGTTTCGGTCGTTGACCTCGTTGTCAACGTTGAGAAGAAAGGAATTTCAGCTGAAGATGTCAATGCAGCTTTCAGAAAGGCAGCTGACGGTCCATTGAATGGCATATTGGCTGTTTGTGATGTTCCACTCGTGTCAGTTGATTTCCGATGCAGTGATGTTTCCTCCACCATCGACTCCTCTTTGACCATGGTTATGGGAGATGACATGGTCAAGGTTGTCGCTTGGTATGATAACGAGTGGGGATACAG CCAACGTGTGGTTGACTTGGCTCATCTGGTAGCAAGCAAATGGCCTGGTTCATCTGTGGAAGGAAGTGGAGACTCCTTGGAGGACTACTGCAAGACTAACCCTGCTGACAAGGAGTGCAAAGTCTACGAATAA
- the LOC107796678 gene encoding glyceraldehyde-3-phosphate dehydrogenase B, chloroplastic isoform X2, whose product MLLQVAEFSGLRSSGCVTFSNRESSFFDVVSAQLTPKTTGSAPVKGETVAKLKVAINGFGRIGRNFLRCWHGRKDSPLDVIVVNDSGGVKNASHLLKYDSMLGTFKADVKIVDNETISVDGKHIKVVSSRDPLKLPWAELGIDIVIEGTGVFVDGPGAGKHIQAGAKKVIITAPAKGADIPTYVVGVNEQDYSHEVANIVSNASCTTNCLAPFVKVMDEEFGIVKGTMTTTHSYTGDQRLLDASHRDLRRARAAALNIVPTSTGAAKAVSLVLPQLKGKLNGIALRVPTPNVSVVDLVVNVEKKGISAEDVNAAFRKAADGPLNGILAVCDVPLVSVDFRCSDVSSTIDSSLTMVMGDDMVKVVAWYDNEWGYSQRVVDLAHLVASKWPGSSVEGSGDSLEDYCKTNPADKECKVYE is encoded by the exons ATGCTTCTCCAAG TAGCCGAGTTCTCTGGTCTTCGATCAAGTGGATGTGTGACATTTTCGAATAGGGAGTCGTCCTTCTTTGATGTTGTGTCTGCTCAACTCACTCCCAAG ACCACAGGATCAGCTCCTGTGAAGGGAGAAACTGTTGCAAAATTGAAGGTTGCTATCAATGGGTTTGGACGCATTGGCAGGAATTTCCTCCGTTGTTGGCATGGCCGCAAAGATTCACCACTGGATGTCATCGTCGTCAATGACAGTGGTGGTGTCAAGAAT GCATCTCACTTGCTTAAGTACGATTCCATGCTCGGAACATTCAAGGCTGATGTGAAAATAGTGGATAATGAAACCATTAGCGTTGACGGAAAGCACATCAAGGTTGTCTCTAGCAGGGACCCTCTTAAACTTCCTTGGGCTGAACTTGGCATTGACATTGTTATTGAG GGAACCGGTGTGTTTGTTGATGGTCCGGGTGCTGGGAAGCACATCCAAGCTGGTGCTAAGAAAGTTATCATCACTGCTCCAGCAAAAGGTGCTGATATTCCTACCTATGTTGTTGGAGTGAACGAACAAGACTACTCTCACGAGGTTGCTAATATCGTAAG CAATGCCTCTTGCACCACTAACTGCTTGGCTCCTTTTGTCAAAGTCATGGATGAAGAATTCG GTATTGTTAAGGGTACAATGACAACAACTCACTCTTACACCGGAGATCAG AGGCTTCTGGATGCTTCACACCGTGACTTGAGGAGAGCGAGAGCTGCAGCGTTGAACATAGTCCCGACCAGCACTGGTGCAGCCAAGGCCGTGTCTCTAGTGCTACCCCAGCTCAAGGGCAAGCTCAATGGCATTGCTCTCCGAGTGCCAACACCTAATGTTTCGGTCGTTGACCTCGTTGTCAACGTTGAGAAGAAAGGAATTTCAGCTGAAGATGTCAATGCAGCTTTCAGAAAGGCAGCTGACGGTCCATTGAATGGCATATTGGCTGTTTGTGATGTTCCACTCGTGTCAGTTGATTTCCGATGCAGTGATGTTTCCTCCACCATCGACTCCTCTTTGACCATGGTTATGGGAGATGACATGGTCAAGGTTGTCGCTTGGTATGATAACGAGTGGGGATACAG CCAACGTGTGGTTGACTTGGCTCATCTGGTAGCAAGCAAATGGCCTGGTTCATCTGTGGAAGGAAGTGGAGACTCCTTGGAGGACTACTGCAAGACTAACCCTGCTGACAAGGAGTGCAAAGTCTACGAATAA